A part of Desulfotomaculum sp. genomic DNA contains:
- a CDS encoding toxin HicA, whose translation MSKLEKLLQKIKNNPKQVRFDELDRILTRAGFERRQPGSGSSHYYYTKGPLMISVPYRQPYILTTYVVAAIKLLKGMGEDD comes from the coding sequence ATGAGTAAGCTCGAAAAACTCCTTCAAAAAATTAAAAACAACCCCAAACAGGTCAGGTTTGACGAACTGGATAGGATTCTGACTAGGGCGGGTTTTGAAAGAAGGCAGCCAGGAAGCGGCTCAAGCCATTATTACTACACTAAAGGCCCTTTAATGATATCTGTCCCCTACCGTCAACCGTATATATTAACCACTTATGTTGTGGCTGCAATAAAACTCCTTAAAGGGATGGGCGAAGATGACTAA
- a CDS encoding toxin-antitoxin system HicB family antitoxin, giving the protein MTKKNLEYYLGLPYKIVLYPAEEGGYAIEIPELPGCVSQGQTLEEAYEMIQDAKKGWIDLALQNGNPILEPARAEEYSGKFNIRMPKSLHRILVAKAKEEKVSLNQYINYQLARGVGYHVK; this is encoded by the coding sequence ATGACTAAAAAAAACCTTGAATATTATCTTGGGCTGCCTTACAAGATAGTCCTTTACCCCGCCGAAGAAGGCGGCTATGCCATTGAAATTCCGGAACTTCCCGGCTGCGTCAGTCAGGGGCAAACCCTGGAAGAGGCATACGAAATGATACAAGACGCAAAAAAAGGTTGGATTGATCTTGCTCTGCAAAATGGAAATCCAATTCTTGAACCAGCCAGGGCGGAAGAATACTCCGGTAAATTTAATATACGTATGCCCAAATCCCTCCACCGCATCCTTGTCGCAAAAGCCAAAGAAGAGAAAGTCAGCCTTAATCAATACATTAACTATCAATTAGCCCGCGGTGTCGGTTATCATGTTAAGTAA
- a CDS encoding YwbE family protein, which produces MDGKERVNIKPGIRVLIVQKQDQRTGKTTEGVVETILTRSAVHPHGIKVRLVGGLVGRVKQIIPEGER; this is translated from the coding sequence ATGGACGGGAAAGAACGTGTGAATATTAAACCGGGAATACGCGTTTTGATTGTACAAAAACAGGATCAGCGAACCGGAAAAACAACCGAGGGGGTAGTTGAAACTATTCTCACCAGGTCGGCCGTTCATCCCCATGGTATAAAAGTCAGACTTGTTGGGGGTCTGGTGGGAAGGGTCAAGCAGATCATTCCTGAAGGAGAACGCTGA